One Halobaculum roseum DNA segment encodes these proteins:
- the arsN2 gene encoding arsenic resistance N-acetyltransferase ArsN2 — MSPDRPGAGADEGRPDGGADERRDPGGPTVLLTEADAADLDRVEALLAANDLPTSDVRTGPGRFYLARDGDAVVGAGGVERYGSDGLLRSVVVEGSSRGDGYGTALCAALEDRARREGIETLYLLTTTAAGFFERLGYEPISREHVPASVRSTTEFADLCPSSATCMRKRVGDRATE; from the coding sequence ATGTCGCCTGATCGGCCCGGCGCGGGGGCGGACGAGGGAAGGCCGGACGGAGGCGCGGACGAACGGCGAGACCCCGGTGGGCCCACCGTTCTACTGACGGAGGCGGACGCCGCGGACCTCGACCGCGTCGAGGCGCTGCTCGCCGCGAACGACCTCCCGACGAGCGACGTGCGAACGGGACCCGGACGGTTCTACCTCGCCCGCGACGGCGACGCGGTCGTCGGGGCCGGCGGCGTCGAGCGGTACGGCTCCGACGGCCTCCTCCGGTCGGTCGTGGTCGAGGGATCGAGCCGCGGCGACGGGTACGGGACGGCGCTGTGTGCCGCTCTGGAGGATCGCGCCCGGAGGGAGGGCATCGAGACGCTCTATCTCCTGACGACGACCGCGGCCGGGTTCTTCGAGCGGCTCGGATACGAGCCGATCTCCCGCGAGCACGTCCCGGCGAGCGTCCGGTCGACGACGGAGTTCGCCGACCTGTGTCCGTCGTCGGCGACCTGCATGCGCAAGCGAGTCGGGGATCGGGCGACCGAGTAG
- a CDS encoding histidine phosphatase family protein has translation MGTILLCRHGETPWNRDRRVQGWAPTELTERGREQADALADFLGTEYAVDRIVASDLERAAETARAVSRATDAAATFDARWRERDFGRFQGLTYDGLFGTYPEYTLSEIGYAAAETVPESGESLLDMRARVREGFADLRGEVGPDETVAVVAHGGPLYVVTGELKGLDVVAAVLDQDQGNCAVNEVHVADDSARGGDGVATGGSATAELVRENVTSFLPEATTQENY, from the coding sequence ATGGGAACGATCCTCCTGTGTCGCCACGGCGAGACGCCGTGGAACCGCGACCGCCGCGTGCAGGGCTGGGCGCCGACGGAGCTGACCGAGCGCGGCCGCGAGCAGGCCGACGCCCTCGCCGACTTCCTCGGCACCGAGTACGCCGTCGACCGGATCGTCGCCTCCGATCTGGAGCGCGCCGCCGAGACCGCCCGCGCCGTCTCGCGTGCGACGGACGCGGCGGCGACGTTCGACGCACGGTGGCGCGAGCGCGACTTCGGCCGGTTCCAGGGGCTCACCTACGACGGCCTGTTCGGCACGTACCCCGAGTACACCCTCTCGGAGATCGGCTACGCCGCCGCCGAGACAGTCCCCGAGAGCGGCGAGTCGCTGCTCGACATGAGAGCGCGCGTCCGCGAGGGCTTCGCCGACCTCCGCGGGGAGGTCGGGCCGGACGAGACGGTCGCCGTCGTCGCCCACGGCGGCCCGCTGTACGTCGTCACGGGCGAGTTGAAGGGGCTCGACGTGGTCGCCGCGGTGCTCGACCAGGACCAGGGGAACTGCGCCGTCAACGAGGTGCACGTCGCCGACGATTCCGCCCGCGGCGGCGACGGCGTCGCGACCGGCGGGTCGGCGACGGCCGAGTTGGTCCGCGAGAACGTCACGTCGTTCCTGCCGGAGGCGACGACGCAGGAGAACTACTGA
- the larE gene encoding ATP-dependent sacrificial sulfur transferase LarE codes for MDDDVAAKAAAARELLAERDGALVAFSGGVDSSVVAALARDALGDDAVACTAKSETLPAEELDDATRVADDIGIDHAIVEFSELDDPNFVANGDDRCYHCRTMRLSRMYEAATERGIGTVCDGTNASDPGEGHRPGLQAVEELDVVSPLLQAGITKAEVRQIADHYGLDVADKPSMACLSSRIPTGLEVTEERLTRIEKAERLLRTWGFSQFRVRDHDGLARIEVGADELESALNADFVAAARDHMLDIGFDHVTLDLQGYETGSVSPASDAEEADEQSVNRDGEPVVEDVFARDYPTS; via the coding sequence ATGGACGACGACGTGGCGGCGAAGGCGGCGGCCGCGCGCGAGCTACTCGCCGAGCGCGACGGCGCCCTCGTCGCCTTCTCGGGGGGCGTGGACTCGTCGGTCGTGGCGGCGCTCGCGCGCGACGCGCTCGGCGACGACGCGGTCGCCTGCACCGCGAAAAGCGAGACGCTGCCGGCGGAGGAGTTGGACGACGCGACCCGCGTCGCCGACGACATCGGCATCGACCACGCGATCGTGGAGTTCTCCGAGCTTGACGACCCGAACTTCGTCGCCAACGGCGACGACCGGTGTTACCACTGCCGGACGATGCGGCTCTCGCGGATGTACGAGGCGGCCACGGAGCGCGGCATCGGCACCGTCTGCGACGGAACGAACGCCTCCGACCCCGGCGAGGGACACCGGCCGGGGCTCCAGGCCGTCGAGGAACTCGACGTGGTGTCCCCCCTGCTGCAGGCGGGCATCACGAAGGCGGAGGTCCGTCAGATCGCCGACCACTACGGCCTCGACGTGGCCGACAAGCCCTCGATGGCGTGCCTCTCCTCGCGTATCCCGACCGGACTGGAGGTGACCGAGGAACGTCTCACCCGCATCGAGAAGGCCGAGCGCCTGCTGCGCACGTGGGGGTTCTCGCAGTTCCGCGTCCGCGACCACGACGGTCTCGCGCGCATCGAGGTCGGCGCCGACGAGCTGGAGTCGGCGCTGAACGCCGACTTCGTCGCGGCCGCCCGCGACCACATGCTCGATATCGGCTTCGACCACGTCACGCTCGACCTCCAGGGGTACGAGACCGGGAGCGTCAGCCCCGCGAGCGACGCCGAGGAGGCCGACGAACAGTCGGTGAACCGCGACGGCGAACCCGTCGTCGAGGACGTGTTCGCGCGCGACTACCCGACCTCGTAG
- a CDS encoding MutS-related protein: MEFTSVPGVGEKTADALADLDGAEAALRRGDVATLARARGVTEGRAAAIARGAIRERHDDPGGWLATDRAREVYEDALGLLQERAVTDYAEKRLRTIYPSATPSRIEEVREWAADAVERDPDEAVLDALEAVEQPSEPRGLRVRERALATADAERYAAVKDAFPELSVEVVEDARDLAELARSYATVVALDEEFAGVDVDGDVRVITDPENHPEEVVPERLLAFFAENRAELLAALDVHEAAGIEPGLDPEALRDALSRLDDDGTVRGDEELTRLANAVDDLDAAVSTAESVANDHLREAIREQDVTIEGTDFLSLVEQGARVDSLLSRELADEYDAAIRKAREHLADALRLDESEAEFTERIFAGDPTFPTEHNEEPLNRLRTELKTARDRRAATLKSDLATDLAALRGPADDLVADALELDVELAVARFARDFDCVVAEIDDEGTGFDIEGGRSPLLDVPFAEAEPVDYAVSGVTLLSGVNSGGKTSTLDLVALIVTLAHMGLPVPADAARVGRVSELHYYAKSQGTLDAGAFEATLRDFGDLVAGAEGRLVLVDELESITEPGASAKIIAGILEALDEQGATGVFVSHLARQIREAAAVDVAVDGIEAVGLEDGELVVNRSPRKDHLARSTPELIVEKLAREAGDDAAGGSGSGSGGDPAFYEGLLEKF; the protein is encoded by the coding sequence ATGGAGTTCACGTCGGTCCCCGGCGTCGGCGAGAAGACCGCCGACGCCCTCGCGGATCTGGACGGCGCGGAGGCCGCGCTGCGCCGCGGCGACGTGGCGACGCTCGCCCGGGCCCGCGGGGTCACCGAGGGCCGGGCGGCCGCCATCGCCCGCGGCGCCATCCGGGAACGCCACGACGACCCCGGCGGCTGGCTGGCGACCGACCGCGCCCGCGAGGTGTACGAGGACGCGCTCGGCCTCCTGCAGGAGCGCGCCGTCACCGACTACGCCGAGAAGCGCCTGCGGACGATCTACCCCTCCGCGACCCCCTCGCGCATCGAGGAGGTGCGCGAGTGGGCCGCCGACGCGGTCGAGCGCGACCCCGACGAGGCGGTTCTCGACGCGCTGGAGGCGGTCGAACAGCCGAGCGAACCGCGGGGCCTCCGGGTGCGCGAGCGGGCGCTCGCGACCGCCGACGCCGAGCGTTACGCGGCCGTGAAGGACGCGTTCCCCGAACTCTCCGTCGAGGTCGTCGAGGACGCCCGCGATCTGGCCGAGCTCGCGCGGTCGTACGCCACCGTCGTCGCGCTCGACGAGGAGTTCGCCGGCGTCGACGTCGACGGCGACGTGCGCGTCATCACCGACCCGGAGAACCACCCGGAGGAGGTCGTTCCCGAGCGCCTGCTGGCGTTCTTCGCGGAGAACCGCGCCGAGTTGCTGGCGGCGCTCGACGTGCACGAGGCCGCCGGCATCGAGCCCGGCCTCGACCCCGAGGCGCTCCGGGACGCGCTCTCGCGGCTCGACGACGACGGCACCGTCCGCGGCGACGAGGAGCTGACTCGGCTCGCGAACGCCGTCGACGACCTCGACGCCGCGGTGTCGACGGCCGAGTCGGTCGCCAACGACCACCTCCGCGAGGCCATCCGCGAGCAGGACGTGACCATCGAGGGGACCGACTTCCTCTCGCTGGTCGAGCAGGGCGCCCGCGTCGACAGCCTCCTCTCGCGGGAGCTGGCCGACGAGTACGACGCCGCGATCCGGAAGGCGCGCGAGCACCTCGCGGACGCGCTCCGACTGGACGAGAGCGAGGCGGAGTTCACCGAGCGGATCTTCGCGGGCGACCCGACGTTCCCGACCGAGCACAACGAGGAGCCGCTGAACCGCCTGCGCACCGAGCTGAAGACCGCCCGCGACCGGCGGGCGGCGACGCTCAAGTCCGACCTCGCGACGGATCTCGCCGCGCTGCGCGGGCCCGCCGACGACCTCGTCGCCGACGCCCTCGAACTGGACGTGGAGCTCGCGGTCGCCCGGTTCGCCCGCGACTTCGACTGCGTCGTCGCCGAGATCGACGACGAGGGGACCGGCTTCGACATCGAGGGCGGGCGCTCCCCGCTGCTGGACGTTCCCTTCGCGGAGGCCGAGCCCGTCGACTACGCGGTCTCGGGCGTGACGCTGCTGTCGGGGGTGAACTCCGGCGGGAAGACATCGACGCTGGATCTCGTCGCGCTGATCGTCACCCTCGCGCACATGGGGCTGCCGGTTCCCGCCGATGCGGCGCGCGTCGGGCGCGTCTCGGAGCTGCACTACTACGCGAAGTCGCAGGGGACGCTCGACGCCGGCGCGTTCGAGGCGACGCTGCGCGACTTCGGCGACCTCGTCGCCGGCGCGGAGGGGCGGCTCGTCCTCGTCGACGAGCTGGAGTCGATCACCGAGCCCGGCGCCTCCGCGAAGATCATCGCGGGCATCCTCGAGGCCCTCGACGAGCAGGGCGCCACCGGCGTGTTCGTCTCCCACCTCGCGCGCCAGATCCGCGAGGCCGCCGCCGTCGACGTGGCCGTCGACGGGATAGAGGCCGTGGGGCTGGAGGACGGCGAGCTGGTGGTGAACCGCTCGCCCCGGAAGGACCACCTCGCGCGGTCGACGCCCGAGCTGATCGTCGAGAAGCTGGCGCGGGAAGCCGGCGACGACGCGGCCGGCGGATCCGGGTCCGGTTCGGGCGGCGACCCGGCATTCTACGAGGGGCTGCTGGAGAAGTTCTGA
- a CDS encoding response regulator, which translates to MTEDIDDTEGEDGPTRTGRPHVLVVDDEVDVRELYAEQLAAEYTVSTAASGSEALDVLDDSVDVVLLDRRMPGLHGDDTLERIRASGTDVRVAAVSGVAVGVDVVGLPVDAYLEKPVDPEDLRDAVDRLVRVARYGDRVRQYFAVMHKQAALEGSGVAPTDGEYGELARRREALEAGFDDLHARLDHEDYELLFRDLGDGGHDSPADLYA; encoded by the coding sequence ATGACGGAAGACATCGACGACACCGAGGGTGAGGACGGTCCGACCCGGACGGGCCGTCCCCACGTGCTCGTCGTCGACGACGAGGTCGACGTGCGCGAGCTGTACGCGGAGCAGCTCGCCGCCGAGTACACGGTGTCGACGGCTGCATCCGGATCGGAGGCGCTCGACGTGCTCGACGACTCGGTCGACGTGGTCCTGTTGGACCGCCGGATGCCGGGGCTCCACGGCGACGACACGCTCGAACGGATCCGCGCGTCCGGGACCGACGTGCGCGTCGCGGCCGTCTCCGGCGTCGCCGTCGGCGTCGACGTGGTCGGCCTCCCGGTCGACGCGTACCTTGAAAAGCCGGTCGACCCCGAGGACCTCCGGGACGCGGTCGACCGCCTCGTCCGTGTCGCCCGGTACGGCGACCGCGTCCGCCAGTACTTCGCGGTGATGCACAAGCAGGCCGCCCTGGAGGGGTCGGGCGTCGCGCCGACCGACGGCGAGTACGGCGAACTCGCCCGCCGTCGCGAGGCGCTGGAGGCGGGGTTCGACGACCTCCACGCGCGCCTCGATCACGAGGACTACGAACTCCTGTTTCGCGACCTCGGGGACGGCGGACACGACTCCCCCGCCGATCTGTACGCCTGA
- a CDS encoding ORC1-type DNA replication protein, which produces MAGDPEDGMLSWDESVFRDEHVFEIDYVPETFRHRESQLESLKYALRPAARGSRPLNTVVRGPPGTGKTTSVQKLFSELRAQTDVRTVRVNCQVDSTRYAVFSRIFEGIFDYEPPSSGISFKKLFGQIADRLVEDDEVLAVALDDVNYLFYENEASDALYSLLRAHEAHAGAKVGVICVSSDLSLSVIEELDSRVQSVFRPEEVFFPKYDADEVVDILRERAKRGFHDGVLGATELDRVAELTAESGDLRVGIDLLRRAGLNAEMRASRTISVEDVEEAYEKSKYVHLSRSLRGLSESETALVEVLAEHDGEQAGSVYEAFHERTDLGYTRYSEIVNKLDQLGLVETEYAEVEGRGRSRSISLAYDPEPVLERIEG; this is translated from the coding sequence ATGGCCGGGGACCCCGAAGACGGGATGCTGTCGTGGGACGAGTCCGTCTTCCGGGACGAACACGTCTTCGAGATCGACTACGTCCCCGAGACGTTCCGCCACCGCGAGAGCCAACTGGAGTCGCTGAAGTACGCGCTCCGGCCGGCCGCGCGCGGCTCGCGCCCGCTCAACACCGTCGTCCGCGGGCCGCCGGGGACCGGGAAGACCACCTCGGTCCAGAAGCTGTTCTCGGAGCTTCGCGCGCAGACGGACGTGCGCACAGTCAGGGTGAACTGCCAGGTCGACTCGACCCGCTATGCGGTGTTCTCGCGCATCTTCGAAGGGATCTTCGACTACGAGCCGCCCTCCTCGGGCATCTCGTTCAAGAAGCTGTTCGGCCAGATCGCCGACCGACTCGTCGAGGACGACGAGGTGCTCGCGGTGGCGCTCGACGACGTGAACTACCTGTTCTACGAGAACGAGGCCTCCGACGCGCTGTACTCGCTGCTGCGGGCGCACGAGGCCCACGCCGGCGCGAAGGTCGGCGTGATCTGCGTCTCCTCGGACCTCTCGCTGTCGGTGATCGAGGAGCTGGACTCGCGGGTGCAGTCGGTGTTTCGCCCGGAGGAGGTGTTCTTCCCGAAGTACGACGCCGACGAGGTGGTCGACATCCTCCGCGAGCGCGCGAAGCGCGGCTTCCACGACGGCGTCCTCGGCGCCACGGAACTCGACCGCGTGGCGGAGCTGACCGCCGAGTCGGGCGACCTCCGTGTCGGCATCGACCTGCTCCGCCGGGCGGGGCTCAACGCCGAGATGCGCGCCTCCCGAACGATCAGCGTCGAGGACGTGGAGGAGGCGTACGAGAAGTCGAAGTACGTCCACCTCTCGCGCAGCCTGCGGGGCCTCTCGGAGTCGGAGACGGCGCTCGTCGAGGTGCTCGCGGAGCACGACGGCGAGCAGGCCGGCTCGGTGTACGAGGCGTTCCACGAACGGACCGACCTCGGCTACACCCGGTACTCGGAGATCGTCAACAAGCTGGACCAACTCGGACTCGTCGAGACGGAGTACGCCGAGGTCGAGGGGCGCGGGCGGTCGCGGTCGATCTCGCTGGCGTACGACCCCGAGCCGGTGCTGGAGCGGATCGAAGGATAG
- a CDS encoding tyrosine--tRNA ligase translates to MDAYELITRNATEVVTDEEVRALADDPEGKRVYVGYEPSGVLHIGHMLTATKLIDLQEAGFEVVVLLADVHAYLNDKGTFAEIRETAERMRDQFLAYGLDADATEFVYGSEFQLDEEYVLDTHELEVSTTLNRAQRAMAEIQGGDTAKVSHLVYPLMQALDIVYLDLDLAVGGLDQRKVHMLHREQIPAMDGESDHAYEARPCLHTPILADLDTGVGKMSSSSGTTISMEDSEADIAEKINGAFCPPTRDPESDDEGNERENPVLEIFEYSVFPRFDAVVVERPEEYGGDLEYDDYESLAADLESGELHPADAKGALADYLNELIAPGREVLRELDA, encoded by the coding sequence ATGGACGCCTACGAGCTGATCACCCGGAACGCGACCGAGGTGGTCACCGACGAGGAGGTACGCGCGCTAGCCGACGACCCGGAGGGCAAGCGAGTGTACGTCGGATACGAGCCGTCGGGCGTCCTCCACATCGGCCACATGCTGACGGCGACGAAGCTCATCGACCTGCAGGAGGCGGGCTTCGAGGTCGTCGTCCTGCTCGCGGACGTGCACGCCTACCTCAACGACAAGGGGACGTTCGCCGAGATCCGCGAGACCGCCGAGCGTATGCGCGACCAGTTCCTCGCGTACGGGCTCGACGCCGACGCGACGGAGTTCGTCTACGGGTCGGAGTTCCAGCTCGACGAGGAGTACGTCCTCGACACCCACGAGCTCGAGGTGTCGACGACACTCAACCGGGCCCAACGCGCGATGGCGGAGATCCAGGGCGGCGACACCGCGAAGGTGAGCCACCTGGTGTACCCGCTGATGCAGGCGCTCGACATCGTCTACCTCGATCTCGATCTGGCGGTCGGCGGCCTCGACCAGCGGAAGGTCCACATGCTCCACCGCGAACAGATCCCGGCGATGGACGGCGAGAGCGACCACGCCTACGAGGCGCGGCCGTGTCTCCACACGCCGATCCTCGCCGACCTCGACACCGGCGTCGGCAAGATGTCCTCCTCGTCGGGCACCACCATCTCGATGGAGGACTCCGAGGCGGACATCGCCGAGAAGATCAACGGCGCGTTCTGCCCGCCGACGCGCGACCCCGAGTCGGACGACGAGGGCAACGAGCGCGAGAACCCGGTGCTGGAGATCTTCGAGTACTCGGTGTTCCCGCGGTTCGACGCGGTCGTCGTCGAGCGCCCCGAGGAGTACGGCGGCGACCTCGAATACGACGACTACGAGTCGCTGGCGGCGGACCTGGAGTCGGGCGAACTTCACCCCGCGGACGCGAAGGGCGCGCTCGCGGACTACCTGAACGAGCTGATCGCGCCCGGCCGCGAGGTACTACGGGAGCTGGACGCGTAA